A region of alpha proteobacterium U9-1i DNA encodes the following proteins:
- a CDS encoding aminobutyraldehyde dehydrogenase yields MSGDVYEIDCLVIGAGAVGLACGAELARRGREVLVTEATGAIGKGVSARNSEVIHAGLYYPTGSLKHRLCVRGRRALYQYLGERNVAHRRFGKLVVATSEAEEKQIAALYERAQANEVESVSLLTGAEARTLEPNLNCVSALLSAETGIIDAHGYMLALQGEIESAGGAVVLNAPALRGRVLQGGGFEVEIGGETPTLVRCRVLVNSAALAAQAVASSIEGAPPPPPLVLAKGSYFSCAGKPAFTRLIYPAPVEGGLGVHLTLDLGGRMKFGPDVEWLDHADPARVDYTVDPKRGDSFYAAIRRYWPALPDGALTPDYSGCRPKLTGPGQPAADFRIDGPPSHQIEGLVQLFGIESPGLTSSPAIALEVADLLR; encoded by the coding sequence ATGAGCGGCGACGTTTACGAAATCGACTGCCTGGTGATCGGCGCCGGCGCTGTCGGCTTGGCCTGCGGCGCCGAATTGGCGCGTCGCGGGCGCGAGGTTTTGGTTACCGAGGCCACCGGCGCAATCGGCAAAGGCGTTTCGGCGCGCAACAGCGAAGTGATTCATGCCGGCCTTTACTATCCCACCGGCAGCTTGAAGCATCGTCTCTGCGTGCGCGGCCGCCGCGCGCTTTACCAATATCTGGGCGAACGCAACGTTGCGCATCGCCGCTTCGGCAAGCTCGTCGTCGCCACCAGCGAAGCGGAGGAAAAGCAGATCGCGGCGCTCTATGAGCGCGCGCAGGCCAACGAGGTTGAAAGCGTGTCGCTGCTCACCGGCGCTGAAGCGCGCACTCTGGAGCCGAACCTCAATTGCGTCAGCGCTCTCCTCTCCGCTGAAACCGGCATCATCGACGCGCACGGCTACATGCTAGCGCTGCAAGGTGAGATCGAGTCCGCGGGCGGCGCTGTCGTGCTCAACGCGCCGGCGTTGCGAGGGCGCGTGCTGCAAGGCGGCGGTTTTGAGGTAGAGATCGGCGGCGAGACGCCGACGCTCGTGCGCTGCCGCGTGCTCGTGAACTCAGCCGCGCTTGCGGCGCAGGCTGTGGCATCTTCAATCGAAGGCGCGCCGCCGCCGCCGCCTTTGGTGCTGGCGAAGGGTTCGTACTTTAGCTGCGCCGGCAAGCCCGCGTTCACGCGCTTGATCTATCCCGCGCCGGTGGAAGGCGGGCTTGGCGTACACCTCACGCTCGATCTCGGCGGGCGGATGAAGTTCGGCCCCGACGTTGAATGGCTCGACCATGCCGATCCGGCGCGTGTGGATTACACGGTCGATCCCAAACGCGGCGACAGCTTCTACGCCGCGATCCGCCGCTATTGGCCCGCCCTCCCCGACGGCGCGCTCACGCCGGACTATTCCGGCTGCCGTCCGAAGCTCACCGGTCCCGGCCAGCCTGCCGCCGATTTCCGCATCGACGGCCCGCCTTCGCATCAAATCGAGGGCCTGGTGCAACTCTTCGGCATCGAAAGCCCGGGCCTCACGTCGTCGCCGGCCATCGCGTTGGAGGTTGCCGACCTGCTGCGCTAG
- a CDS encoding oxidoreductase, Gfo/Idh/MocA family has product MTKLKAGVIGAGVFGAHHASKYRADPRVELVGVYDLDAERTEALADALQVRKFNNMDDMLDLLDIVTVASPALTHASAAAAALEYSKHVLIEKPIATSVLEADLLIAVAQANKRVLACGHQERLVFNAMGLFSTPEKPIRIESVREGPWTGRSADVSVTLDLMVHDLDLALQLMGEAPSQVRAKALHEKGATADWIEATLAFGDTEAVFTASRVADGRTRTMRAVYPSGEVQIDFLARTFENTTSFPLNADFSQTPDGADPLGANVRRFVDAVLGQAPRPVVTGEEAKAVLELALAVDEAAGLPSLS; this is encoded by the coding sequence ATGACGAAGCTCAAAGCGGGCGTGATCGGCGCGGGCGTGTTCGGCGCCCATCACGCCAGCAAATATCGCGCCGACCCCCGCGTCGAATTGGTCGGCGTCTATGATCTCGACGCCGAGCGCACCGAGGCGCTCGCGGACGCGCTCCAGGTGCGCAAGTTCAACAACATGGACGACATGCTCGACTTGCTCGACATCGTCACCGTGGCAAGCCCGGCGCTCACGCACGCAAGCGCCGCCGCTGCAGCGCTCGAGTATTCCAAGCACGTGCTGATCGAAAAACCGATCGCCACCTCCGTGCTCGAAGCCGATCTGCTGATCGCCGTAGCGCAGGCCAACAAACGCGTGCTCGCCTGCGGGCATCAGGAACGCTTGGTGTTCAACGCCATGGGCCTGTTCAGCACACCAGAGAAACCGATCCGCATCGAAAGCGTGCGCGAGGGCCCATGGACGGGACGCAGCGCCGATGTGTCAGTGACGCTCGATCTGATGGTTCACGATCTCGACCTAGCACTGCAGCTGATGGGCGAAGCGCCAAGCCAGGTGCGCGCCAAAGCCCTCCACGAGAAAGGCGCCACTGCCGACTGGATCGAAGCGACGCTCGCGTTCGGCGACACCGAGGCGGTGTTTACGGCAAGCCGCGTCGCTGATGGCCGCACGCGCACGATGCGCGCGGTGTATCCATCCGGCGAAGTGCAGATCGACTTCCTCGCGCGCACATTCGAGAACACCACGTCGTTCCCACTCAACGCCGATTTCTCCCAAACGCCTGACGGCGCAGACCCGCTCGGCGCCAATGTTCGGCGCTTCGTAGACGCTGTGCTCGGTCAAGCGCCACGCCCTGTTGTCACCGGCGAGGAAGCCAAGGCGGTGCTGGAACTGGCGCTCGCCGTGGACGAAGCAGCGGGCTTGCCGTCGCTCAGCTAG